The Sorangiineae bacterium MSr11954 DNA segment GCCGGAATCGGCGGGCGGCGCGCCGGAATCAGCGGGGGGTGCGCGCCGGAATCGGCGGGCGGCGCGCCAGAATCGGCGGGGCGGGCGCGATGAATGGCGGGCGGCGCGCCATGAAATGGCGGGTGCTGGACGGGCGCCCGGAAAAGGCGGATCCGGGAATTTGGTCAACAACGTCCCGGCGCATTATCATTTCCGCCGATGCGGCGTGGTCGCAAACACGCGCAACTTCTTTGCAAATGGACATCTGGCGGTCCAAAACGGTCTTGAAACGGTAAAACGGTTAAAAACGGTAGTGGTGTGACGCCCCACGAATTCGAAGAAATATCCCTAGTCATCGACGTCATTCGGAGTGAAACGAAGGCTCCGGAGGGCTGCTTTGCGAACGCCATCCGCCGTTATGTCCAAGGACTGAACTGGCCGCCCACGTTTTACGTCAACCCCGCGTACCGCGCGGAGCTGCGCGTGCTCTTGCGCGGTCTGCAACTCAAGCCGCGCGAGCGCGAGGACATCGTGGCGATGAGCGTGGCGCTGCTGGAGCTCATCTCCAGCGCCCACGCCGATGTGCGTCTCACCTGGCGCCAGGCCTTCACGGGGGAGCCGGGCGGCGGGGGGCTGTATCCTCCTTCTGCGCCCAGCCCCGAGGAGTACGAGCGCCGTGAAAAGCTGCTCGCGCGCCGCTGGGCCGTGCACCACCTTTTGACGCACGGCCGCGAGGCGAACGAGGTCGCCGTCGACGTGTTTCTGCAGTCGGAGCTGGAGCAAGCGCTGCGCGCGCGGGTGGACGCCTTTTATGGCACGCCGCGCGAGAAGGCGAACACCATCGACGAGCACGAGCCCATCTTCGCCGAGCACCGCCACTGGGCGCTCAAGCCTTCGTTCCGACTTACCTCGCTCATCGCGATGGCGTGGGAAGAGTCGTGGCACTTCAACTCCGTCACGCCGAAGCACGATAGCCGCCCGGGCGAGTTCACATGGACCCCGCTCGACGAAGCCACCACCATCCGTTATTGCGAGAGCGCGATCATCAAGGCGCGCTACGTCTACGCGACCGGTCGCGATGCTGCCGCGGCCTTTTCGCGCTTGCGCTCCCTCGAGGTGTTCGAGCCCTCCGAGCTGGTGACCCTGGCGCGCGCGGAGCCCGATGCCGTGGCGCGCCGGCTGTACGTGTTGAAAATGGGCCTTTCGGCGACCCCGCGCGGCGTGTTGGTGCGCGAAAAGCGGGAGCCCGAGGCCGACGTTCTCGCGTTCCTCGCCGACACCATGGGAGCCCCCGAGCCCGAGCTCCGCGACGCCGCCGTCACCGCGGCCAACTTCCTCAAATGGGACATGCTTGCTCTTGCGATGGAAGCCATCGTCGAGGGCGACGAAATCTCGGAGCTGCGCACATTGGCGGCCCGCACCTTGCGCGAAATCCGCCGCTACGCGCACGCCATGGATGGCTGATGCGAGCTCGCACGCGCGGCCACCGAATGGCGCCGGCTCAAGGCTCCAAAGGCTCGAGCGGCTCCAGTGGTTCGAGCGACAACTCGGCGTCCTCTGCACGTTTGGTGGCGCGGGCGCGCCGATAGATCGCCCACGCCTCTTCCGAGAGGCGGAGCGCTTCGTTCTCGTCCGCCTCGGCGCTCGACTCGCACAAGAAGAGGCGAGCGAGCTCGAACAGTAATTTGGATGACGCACGCCCTTTGGGTCGCGCTCCATCCGGCTTTTCTTCGCGGCGCACTACGCTGCCTGCTGGTTCCCAATCGATATGGGTGGGAGATACCTGCTGCTCATCGCGTGAATGGACGGAAGTGTGCGCCGATATATTTATAAGTGGTTGCACAAAAGCCTTTTTGACCTCGGTGGTCATGATGACATCGGCTCACGGGCACACGCAGAATTTCAGCACGGCAGTGCAGTTACTTCCGGTTACTTCGCCAACCGTCGCATCTTCCGCCTTACGTGGATTCTACAAGTATGCTTCCTGGAATGAAAATTACGAGGCTGCTCGAAAGCGAATATTATTTCGCATGCGAGTTGGAATACGCGCCCCGCGCTTCCGCCGCGGCAGTCTTCACATGGATTCACAATCCGCGTTGATCCGACAACGCGGCCACCGCTCGTGCCGCAAACCGTTCAACGGTCGTGAGGCGCTCCTTACCTTAATGCTTCGCGGGTCGAGCGGCATCCCCAGCTCGATGCTTCACGGGTCGAACGGCACTCCCAGCTCGATGCTTCACGGGTCGAACGGCACTCCCAGCTCGATGCTTCGCGGGTCGAGCGGAGGGCTCAAGCGCGCCTCCGTCGCGCCGTCAAACACCTACGGCGCCAGCTCGAGACGCGCCGTTTGCGGCAGCAGACCCGCTGCCACGCCGCGGGCGTAGAGCTCGCGGATGGCGTGGATCACGTCGGGCTTCATTTCGCGCGTGTCCTCATTGGCATACATGGCGAGGTAGCGATCGAGCAGCGCGCGGTCGAGCGGCAGATCGGGGCGCTTTTCGGCGGAGAGGAGGGACTCGAGCATTTCGTCGCGGTGCTCGAGGGCCCATGCGATGGATGCGCGGCAGAGACGGGAGACCTTGGCGATGGTCTCTTCGCCGAGACCGCGGCGGATGGCGTTGCCGCCGAGGGGCAGGGGGAGCCCCCCGGTGGCGGCGGCCCACGCTTCGCCCAGCTCCAGCACCCGGTGGAAGCCCTCGCGCTCGTAGGTGAGGCGACCCTCGTGGATGAGAAGAACGGCGTCGACCTCCCCCGAGCGCAGCGCGTCGAAGGCTTTCGAATAGGGCGCGATGGGGATCACCACCGGCTCGAACGCAGGGCCCACCAGGCGCAAGGTCAGGTATGCGGTCGTGCGCAGCCCCGGAACGCCGATGCGCTTTCCGGCGAGGCTCTCGATGCTCCGCGGCTCGCGCGCCACGACCACGGGACCGTAGCCGCGGCCGACCGAGGCGCCATGGGGGAGCAAAAGCCAGTCTTGGGCGATGGTCGCGTAGCGGGCGATGGATACGGCGAGCACGTCCACGTCGCCGCGCTCGGCGCGCTGGTTGAGCGACTCGGTGTCCTCGCGCTCGGCCACGAAGGTGAGACCCTCGCCATCGATGCGCCCTGCGAGCAGGGCCCAGAACATGAACACATCGTCGCTGTCGGGGGAGAAGGCGAGTCGGATCGGCATGGTGGCCTCGGGATGATACGATGGCTCCCACCATGCGCATCGTCCGTTTTTCCCCCCCGCCGTCTACCGCCCCGAACGCGCAGGATCCGCGCGAGCCGGTGTTCGCCATTTTGGACGATGCGCGCCCCGCCGGTGAAGGTCGGGCGCCGCGAGCAGGGTCCCTCCGGGTGCTCTCCCGCGCGCCGTGGCTCGGGGGCTCCCCCACCGGCGAGGTCGTCCCGTACGACGACCGCGTCGCGCTCCTCGCCCCCGTGGCGCCCTCGAAGATCCTCTGCGTGGGGCGCAATTATGCTGCGCACGCCAAGGAGCTGGGCAACGAGGTTCCCAAAGAGCCGCTGCTCTTTCTCAAGCCCCCGTCGGCCCTGATCGGCCACGAGGGCACCATCGTGCTACCGCCCGAGAGCACCCGGGTCGAGCACGAGGCGGAGCTCGGTGTGGTCATCGGCAAGCGCTGCCGCGCCATCGCGCCGGAGCAGGCGCGCGCGCACATTTTCGGGCTCACCTGCACGGGCGACATCACCGCGCGCGATCTCCAGCGCTCCGACGGCCAGTGGGCGCGCGCCAAAGGTTTCGACACCTTTTGCCCCGTGGGCCCCTGGATCGAAACCGATCTCGACCCCCGGGACGTGCGCATCGCCTGCACGGTCAACGGCGCGACCAAGCAAGATGGGCGCACCGCGCAGATGATCTTCCCGGTCGACGTTCTCCTCGCCTACGCCAGCCGCATGATGACCCTGGAGCCCGGCGATCTCGTGCTCACCGGCACCCCCGAGGGCGTCGGTCCCCTCGTGCACGGCGATCGCATCGAGATCACCGTCGAGGGCATCGGCACGCTCGGGTGCGCGGTCCGAAAATAGCGCGCGGCGCATGTCCGAGCCTGCTCCTCCGACCGAGCCCGCGCGGCGCGGCCTGCACATGGCCCTGGGCGCCGCCATCATCGCGCTGGTGACGGCGGCCGTGGTTCTGCGAAAGACCGGATCGCACGTCGAGTGCGGACCGGGGTTCGTCGCGCGCGCCCCCCGCTGCCTCGGTTGCCCCGCGCCCCTGATCGCGAGCGCCGGCGGCTGCGATGCGCCCGATGTGCGCGTCGAGGTTCCGGCGACCACATTTACGTTGGGCCCCTCGGACTGGGAGGCGCAAGGCCGGGTGGCGCCGCGATTGGTGCATGTTGCACCTTTTGCGATCGACGCGTACGAGGCCACGGTGGCCAAGGTCGAACGTCGCCCCTCGCCGGATGGCGCGCGGGCGGCGAGCAACCTCACCCGCGACGAGGCGGCGGCGTACTGCGCATCGCGCGGCGGGCGTCTTCCCACCGAGGACGAGTGGATGGCCGCGGCTGCGGGCGATCGTCCGCGGCGGTACCCGTGGGGGGATACGGGGGCGGTGTGCCGGCGGGCGGCTTGGGGGCTCGATCGCGGTCCTTGCGCGCACGGGGCCTTGGGGCCGGACACCGTAGGAGCGCACCCCGATGGCGATACACCCACGGGAATTCACGATTTGGCGGGAAATGTTGCGGAGTGGGTGGCTTCCGACGCTTCGGGAGGGCCAAATTCGCCTGCCGGCGGCGCCTTTGGGGTCGCGCGGGGTGGAAGTTACCGCACGGAGCTTGCTACCGAGCTCCGCACCTGGAGTCGGATGGAAATTCCCCCGTCATCTCGAAATTTGGAGGTCGGCGTTCGATGCGCCTACGAAGGCTCGTCCGGCGCCGCGATTCCGGGTTACCCTCGTCGATCCCCATGACGTGCGCCGTTCTCTCCATCGGGACCGAGCTGACTCGCGGCGAGCTCGTAAATTCCAACGCCGCGTGGCTCTTCGCCAGCCTCACCGATCTTGGCTTCGACGTCTCGCTCGGCGCCACGGTCGACGACGACGAACCGCGAATCTTGCGCGAGCTCGAGCGGCTGGCCCAAACGTCGCGGGTCATCGTGTGCACCGGCGGGCTCGGGCCCACCACCGATGACATCACCACCTTGGCGGTCGCGAACTTGCTCGGCGTCTCCCTGGAGCGCGACGAAGCTTCGCTCGAGCACATTCGCCGCCGCCTCGCCAAGTTCGGCCGCACGCTGACCGAGACCAACGCCAAGCAGGCCGATTTCCCAAAGGGCGCCGAGATCCTCGCCAACCCCGTGGGCACCGCGCCCGGCTTCAGCGTGCGCATCGGCACCGCGCTCGCCTTCTTCATGCCGGGCGTGCCGCGCGAAATGAAGCGGATGTTCGAAGAGCAAGTGGTGCCGCGCATCCGCGATCTCGCCCCCAACGACAGCTACCAGATCCGCCTGCGCACCTTTGGATTGCCCGAGAGCACCGTCGGCGAGCGCCTCGATGGCGTCGCCCAAGCGTTTCCCGGCATCACCATCGGCTACCGCGCGCACTTCCCCGAGATCGAGGTCAAGGTGCTGGCCCGCGGGGCCACCCAAGCCGCCGCCCGCGATCTCTGCGAGCGCGCCACCCTCGAGGTGAAGCAGCGCCTCTCCGACGTGATCTACGGCGAGGCCGACGACACCTTCGCCGGGGTGACCGGCCGTCTGCTCCGCAAAAAGGAGTACACCCTCGCGGTCGCCGAGTCGTGCACCGGCGGGCTGGTGGGCCACCTGCTCACGCGCGAGCCCGGCGCCAGCGACTTCCTCCTGGTCGACGTGGTCACCTATGCCAACAGCGCCAAGACGCGCTTGCTCGGCATCGACGAAGAAGTCATCCGCGGCCACGGCGCCGTCAGCAGCGAGGTGGCCTGCGCCATGGCCGAAGGCGTCAAGCGCGTCTCCGGCGCCGACGTGTCCCTCTCCCTCACCGGCATCGCAGGCCCCAGCGGCGGCTCGCCCGAAAAACCCGTGGGCACCGTCTTCATCGCCGTCGCCGGCCCCTCCGGGGTCAAGGTCGTCGAGCGCCACTTCCCCGGCGACCGCCACCAGATCCAAACCCTCGCGGCCTATGTCGGATTGAACCTCGTCCGCCAAATGTGCGGCGCCCCCGGCTGACGGCACCGGGGGCGGCTCGCGCTACGGAGCCGGCGTCGCCGCCCCCAGCTCCGCCAGCCACTTTTGCATCAACGCGCAATCCGACGTCTCCTTCGACGCCGCCGCGCCCATCTCCGTAGGCCCCACCGCGATCATCAAATCGCGCCCTTTGCGCAAGACCGCGATCGGCCCCAGCCCTTGCCGCGCCACGCACGCCGAAGATGCCGGCTGCTTCTTCGCCGGCCCCACCTTCGCCTCGATGGCCGGAACGAGCGCGGCATACGCCTTCTCCGCGTACGCCGCCGGCTTACCGCGCGGCCCCGCGTCATAGCGAATGCGCCAGGCGAAGGCGAACTCGTTCTTCCCTTTTTCGAGCAGAACGCCCCGATCGCCGCCCCAGTGCGCGGCCACCGTGTGCGCCGTCTCCTCGTCCATCCACTCCGCGAAGTAGATGCGGACCCCGAGCTCGCCGTAGACGTCGGTCTCCTTCTCGTTCCACCCGGCGCCCAGCGCATTGCGCGTGGGCACGCTCACCTCGATGGCCGGCTCGTGGGCCTCGTATTTGTCGATGTGCAGGATCTGCTCGCTGGTCACCGGCGCCTTTTCCCACGCGCGGTTGACCGCCTCCCAGCCGCCCTTGCGCCGCAGCGCGTGCACGAACAAGGTCCCGTCGAGGTACGGCGCGATCAGCCCCGCGCGCATCACGTGCGGCGCCGACGAGCCTGGCCCCTTTTCCATGCCCTGCGCGATCGACGAGGAGAAGAGGGCCTCCGGCATGTCCAGCGCCGTGCGCCCCGTGCCCTCGATGATCACGTCCAGCATCGCGCTCGTCGCGTCGCCCTCCGCCAGGGCCGAGCGCGCGCTCGCCTCGTCGCCATGTCCCGGCTTGTATTTGCTGCGGGCGGCCAGGTCCCAGTTCTGATCTTGCAGCGCGTGCACCAGCTCGTGCGCGAGGGTGGCCTGCGCGTTCTCCTCGTCGAGATCGGCGGCCATGTACATGGTGCGATCCGCCGGCTCGTAGTAGCCCGCGATCTGCGCCTCCAGGAGCGCGAACATCTCTTTTTCGTAGTCGAACGCCACCGGCACGAACCCGAGCAGCTGCAGCACCAGCCCCTCGTCGCGGATGGTCGCAGGTGGGAGCTCGCGCGCCACGTGCTCTTTCACCCGGGCGAGGAGCCGCTCGCGCGCCAACGTGCGCCCGGGCACCTCTTTCTTCGTCTCGAGCCCGCGCACCCCGCTGACCTTCTTCAGCATGCGCGCGATGCGGCGCTGCTGCTTGGCGGCTTCCTCGGGGCCGACGTCGTCGGGCGGTGTGGCCTTGGGATCCGCGGGCGGGGGATCGGCTGCCGCCAGCGGGACGGTGGCCACCGGGGTCGGTGCCGGCTTGGAGCTCGAACACGCCGCCCCAAAGGTGACCAGCGACATGGCCAAAAGCGAAAGAACGGGTGCAGAAAACGCCGAAATCAATGCGCCGCGGTCGAGCCGGCGCGCGAGCCTCGTCATCACGCAGTCACCTCAACTCAGTTCGTAAGCCCTTTGCGGGCTTCGTTCAAAATAGTCGAAATGGCGCGATCGTAGGGAGGTTGGTTGAAAACGGCGTTTCCAGCCACCAGCGCCCGCGCCCCCGCCCGCACCGCGCGCTCCGCGGTGTCCTTGGAAATACCGCCGTCGATCTCCAAATCGATGTCCCGTCCCGACGCGTCGATCATCTTGCGGATGGCCGCCACCTTGGGGAGCACGCTCTCGATGAACGACTGACCGCCGAAGCCGGGGTTGACGCTCATGACCAAAATGAGGTCGGCCAGCTCCATCACATAGCGCAAGGTCTCCTCGCTCGTGGACGGGTTCAGGACCACCCCGGCCCGCAGACCGAGGTGCCGAATCCGCTCCAGGGTGCGATGCAAGTGCGTACAAGCTTCCACGTGCACCGTGAGGCCATCGGCGCCCGCCTCGGCGAAAGCATCGATGTATTTTTCCGGCTCCACGATCATCAGGTGCGTATCGAGCCTGAGCTTGGTGATTTCGCGCAGCGCGCGTACGACCAGCGGGCCGATGGTGATGTTCGGAACGAAACGCCCGTCCATGACATCGACGTGAATCCAATCCGCGCCCGCGGCCTCAACGGCGCGGACCTCCTCCGCCAGCCGTCCGAAATCGGCGGACAAGATCGAGGGTGCGATGATGATGCGATCCTTAGCCTGCTTCATGATCTTCCTTGCCCGAAAACGAATTCGGGAAGAACCTGTCTAGCGTAGTTGGTGTGGTTGGCCTATTGGCCCTGACTGCCATTTCAGCACATACGCGTCCCATGGAAACCCGTCGCATCACCAAAGCCGACTTCGATCATATCGTCGAGGTGATTGATCGCTGGTGGGGTGGTCCTATCCACGCGCAGGTCCATCCGATGTTCTTTTACGAGCTGGGCGACCATGCCCTCATCGTGGAAGAAGGCGGCATCATCATCGGATTTCTGCTTGGGTTCGTCGCCACGAGCGAGGTCGTCCGAGACTACCCCAAGGCGCCCGGCGCGGGGATAGGGGTTAAAACCGGCTACGTTCACCTGGTCGGTATCCACCCCGAGCACCGCAGGCGCGGCGTCGGGCGGCTGCTTTACAGGGATTTCATCCGCGAGTGCATCGCGGCCGGCTGTACCCGGATGAAGGCCATCACCACCACCGGCAACGAAGGATCCATCCGCTTTCACGTGGCCGTCGGCTGGGAATCGCTCGAAATGGAAGACTACGCCGGCTACAAGCGCAAGCGCATCGTTTTCACCAAAGATCTCACGAATGAGCGAGACTGATCCCGCTGCCGCCCTCTCGAGCCTGG contains these protein-coding regions:
- a CDS encoding fumarylacetoacetate hydrolase family protein, translated to MRIVRFSPPPSTAPNAQDPREPVFAILDDARPAGEGRAPRAGSLRVLSRAPWLGGSPTGEVVPYDDRVALLAPVAPSKILCVGRNYAAHAKELGNEVPKEPLLFLKPPSALIGHEGTIVLPPESTRVEHEAELGVVIGKRCRAIAPEQARAHIFGLTCTGDITARDLQRSDGQWARAKGFDTFCPVGPWIETDLDPRDVRIACTVNGATKQDGRTAQMIFPVDVLLAYASRMMTLEPGDLVLTGTPEGVGPLVHGDRIEITVEGIGTLGCAVRK
- a CDS encoding formylglycine-generating enzyme family protein, translated to MSEPAPPTEPARRGLHMALGAAIIALVTAAVVLRKTGSHVECGPGFVARAPRCLGCPAPLIASAGGCDAPDVRVEVPATTFTLGPSDWEAQGRVAPRLVHVAPFAIDAYEATVAKVERRPSPDGARAASNLTRDEAAAYCASRGGRLPTEDEWMAAAAGDRPRRYPWGDTGAVCRRAAWGLDRGPCAHGALGPDTVGAHPDGDTPTGIHDLAGNVAEWVASDASGGPNSPAGGAFGVARGGSYRTELATELRTWSRMEIPPSSRNLEVGVRCAYEGSSGAAIPGYPRRSP
- a CDS encoding competence/damage-inducible protein A translates to MTCAVLSIGTELTRGELVNSNAAWLFASLTDLGFDVSLGATVDDDEPRILRELERLAQTSRVIVCTGGLGPTTDDITTLAVANLLGVSLERDEASLEHIRRRLAKFGRTLTETNAKQADFPKGAEILANPVGTAPGFSVRIGTALAFFMPGVPREMKRMFEEQVVPRIRDLAPNDSYQIRLRTFGLPESTVGERLDGVAQAFPGITIGYRAHFPEIEVKVLARGATQAAARDLCERATLEVKQRLSDVIYGEADDTFAGVTGRLLRKKEYTLAVAESCTGGLVGHLLTREPGASDFLLVDVVTYANSAKTRLLGIDEEVIRGHGAVSSEVACAMAEGVKRVSGADVSLSLTGIAGPSGGSPEKPVGTVFIAVAGPSGVKVVERHFPGDRHQIQTLAAYVGLNLVRQMCGAPG
- the rpe gene encoding ribulose-phosphate 3-epimerase — encoded protein: MKQAKDRIIIAPSILSADFGRLAEEVRAVEAAGADWIHVDVMDGRFVPNITIGPLVVRALREITKLRLDTHLMIVEPEKYIDAFAEAGADGLTVHVEACTHLHRTLERIRHLGLRAGVVLNPSTSEETLRYVMELADLILVMSVNPGFGGQSFIESVLPKVAAIRKMIDASGRDIDLEIDGGISKDTAERAVRAGARALVAGNAVFNQPPYDRAISTILNEARKGLTN
- a CDS encoding GNAT family N-acetyltransferase gives rise to the protein MALTAISAHTRPMETRRITKADFDHIVEVIDRWWGGPIHAQVHPMFFYELGDHALIVEEGGIIIGFLLGFVATSEVVRDYPKAPGAGIGVKTGYVHLVGIHPEHRRRGVGRLLYRDFIRECIAAGCTRMKAITTTGNEGSIRFHVAVGWESLEMEDYAGYKRKRIVFTKDLTNERD